The Saxibacter everestensis genome has a window encoding:
- a CDS encoding aspartate carbamoyltransferase catalytic subunit, with product MSYRHLLSTADLSRADAIATLDIAEEMAAVSGRDIKKLPTLRGRTVVNLFFEDSTRTRISFEAAAKRLSADVINFAAKGSSVSKGESLQDTAQTLEAMGADAVVIRHPGSGAPARLAQAGWIDAGIVNAGDGTHEHPTQALLDAFTMRRHLVGGDGNTAATGADLAGARVAIVGDILHSRVARSNVHLLRTLGAEVTLVAPPTLLPVGVDSWPCEVSYDLDGVIDDGALDAIMMLRVQQERMQASFFPSAREYSKRWGLGETRLSRLADRTLIMHPGPMNRGFEICAAAADSAQSTVIEQVANGVSVRMAVLYLLLAADHPQKELP from the coding sequence GTGAGTTACCGCCACCTGCTTTCAACCGCAGACCTCAGTCGTGCAGACGCCATCGCTACGCTCGACATCGCCGAAGAGATGGCCGCCGTTTCCGGACGGGATATCAAGAAGCTGCCTACGTTGCGCGGCCGTACCGTGGTGAATTTGTTCTTCGAAGACTCCACCCGGACCCGGATCTCCTTTGAAGCCGCGGCAAAGCGGCTGTCGGCGGACGTGATCAACTTCGCCGCCAAGGGCTCGAGCGTGTCCAAGGGCGAGAGTCTGCAGGACACGGCGCAAACTCTCGAAGCGATGGGCGCCGACGCCGTGGTGATCCGGCACCCCGGCTCGGGCGCTCCGGCCAGGCTGGCACAGGCCGGGTGGATCGATGCCGGGATCGTCAACGCCGGAGACGGCACCCATGAACATCCGACCCAGGCATTGCTCGACGCTTTCACGATGCGACGTCATCTGGTCGGAGGCGACGGGAACACCGCAGCAACCGGTGCCGACCTGGCCGGCGCTAGAGTCGCGATCGTCGGGGACATTCTGCACTCCCGGGTCGCCCGGTCGAACGTCCACCTCCTGCGAACGCTCGGCGCCGAGGTAACCCTGGTGGCGCCACCAACGCTGTTGCCGGTCGGCGTCGACTCCTGGCCCTGCGAGGTCAGCTACGACCTGGACGGCGTCATCGACGACGGGGCACTGGACGCGATCATGATGCTCCGGGTGCAGCAGGAACGCATGCAGGCATCGTTCTTCCCCTCGGCGCGCGAGTACTCCAAACGCTGGGGACTCGGCGAGACCAGACTCTCCCGCTTGGCGGATCGGACGCTGATCATGCATCCCGGCCCGATGAACCGTGGCTTCGAGATCTGCGCGGCCGCAGCCGACTCGGCCCAGTCGACCGTCATCGAGCAGGTCGCCAACGGCGTCTCGGTCCGGATGGCCGTGCTGTACCTGCTGCTTGCCGCGGACCACCCACAGAAAGAGCTGCCATGA
- the pyrR gene encoding bifunctional pyr operon transcriptional regulator/uracil phosphoribosyltransferase PyrR yields the protein MRARQVLDAAEIRRAIARIAHEVLEHNKGAEDLVILGIPSRGVPLARRLAQRIAEIEPSVDADAIVGSLDVTMHRDDLHRQPIRSISPTELPQGGIDDKTVVLVDDVLFSGRTVRSALDALSDLGRPRVVRLAVLVDRGHRELPIRADHVGKNLPTAADERVQVRLAELDGEDTVEISGGDQ from the coding sequence ATGCGTGCACGCCAAGTGCTTGATGCTGCCGAAATCCGCAGGGCGATAGCCCGAATCGCGCACGAAGTCCTCGAGCACAACAAGGGCGCTGAGGACCTGGTCATTCTCGGCATTCCCAGCCGCGGCGTCCCATTGGCTCGCCGGCTGGCTCAGCGGATTGCGGAGATCGAACCCAGCGTTGATGCCGACGCCATCGTCGGATCGCTCGACGTGACGATGCACCGCGACGACCTGCACCGGCAGCCCATCCGGAGCATCTCTCCCACTGAACTCCCGCAGGGCGGTATCGACGACAAGACAGTCGTGCTCGTCGATGACGTCCTGTTCTCCGGGCGCACCGTTCGCTCCGCCTTGGACGCGCTTTCGGACCTGGGACGCCCCCGCGTGGTGCGGCTCGCCGTCCTGGTCGACCGCGGACATCGCGAGTTGCCGATCAGAGCCGATCACGTCGGAAAGAACCTGCCAACCGCCGCGGATGAGCGGGTACAGGTCCGGCTTGCCGAGCTGGATGGCGAAGACACCGTCGAGATTTCCGGCGGTGACCAGTGA
- the nusB gene encoding transcription antitermination factor NusB — MSARSKARKRALDVLYEAEQREIAPLAMLQERSTDTEYPMRAYAAEIVQGVAAHQDEIDEYLETYSQGWSLQRMPAVDRAILRVGAWEVLYNDDVPDKVALDEAVDLARLVSTDESPNFVNGLLGRIMDLKPSLGL, encoded by the coding sequence GTGAGTGCCCGCAGCAAGGCGCGTAAGCGCGCACTGGACGTTCTGTACGAAGCGGAGCAGCGAGAGATCGCGCCGCTGGCTATGTTGCAGGAACGCAGCACCGACACGGAATACCCGATGCGCGCGTACGCCGCGGAAATCGTGCAGGGTGTCGCGGCGCATCAGGACGAGATCGACGAGTACCTGGAAACCTACTCACAGGGGTGGTCGCTGCAGCGGATGCCCGCAGTTGACCGGGCCATCCTGCGGGTGGGTGCCTGGGAGGTGCTCTACAACGACGATGTGCCGGACAAAGTCGCACTCGATGAGGCGGTTGACCTGGCACGCCTGGTGTCCACCGACGAGTCGCCGAACTTCGTCAACGGACTGCTCGGCAGGATCATGGACCTCAAGCCGAGCCTGGGCCTTTAG
- the efp gene encoding elongation factor P: protein MASTNDLKNGMVLNLEGQLWSVTEFQHVKPGKGPAFVRTKLKNVLSGKTVDKTFNAGTKVETANVDRRDMQYLYHDGTDYVFMDNSDYEQYSITETVVGSAANFLLENNTIQIAFHDGAALYVELPPSVVLEITYTEPGMQGDRSTGGSKPATLETGYEIQVPLFIEQGTKIKVDTRSGDYLGRVNE from the coding sequence GTGGCTTCGACTAATGATCTGAAAAACGGCATGGTGCTTAATCTGGAAGGGCAGCTGTGGTCTGTCACTGAGTTCCAGCACGTCAAGCCCGGCAAAGGTCCGGCGTTCGTCCGGACCAAGCTGAAAAACGTGCTGTCGGGCAAGACCGTCGACAAGACGTTCAACGCCGGCACCAAGGTCGAGACCGCGAACGTCGATCGCCGCGATATGCAGTACCTCTACCATGACGGCACCGACTACGTCTTCATGGACAACAGCGACTACGAGCAGTACAGCATCACCGAGACGGTGGTCGGATCGGCCGCCAACTTCCTGCTTGAGAACAACACTATCCAGATCGCCTTCCACGACGGCGCAGCGCTCTACGTCGAGCTGCCGCCGTCCGTCGTCCTCGAGATCACCTATACCGAACCTGGCATGCAGGGAGATCGCTCGACCGGCGGCTCCAAGCCGGCGACGCTGGAGACAGGTTACGAGATCCAGGTACCGCTGTTCATTGAGCAGGGCACCAAGATCAAGGTCGACACCCGCTCCGGCGACTACCTGGGGCGCGTTAACGAGTGA
- a CDS encoding type II 3-dehydroquinate dehydratase → MRVLILNGPNLGRLGSREPDVYGAQNFVSLTKFCVDQAASHGYSAEVRQTNDEAELISWLYEAVDSRTPVILNPAAFTHYSYALRDACAQVSGSGLPLVEVHLTNPASREAFRHNSVISGVATGTIAGFGFHSYRLAISSLPVEPETDDRR, encoded by the coding sequence ATGCGCGTTCTGATACTCAACGGGCCCAATCTCGGCCGGCTCGGCAGCCGCGAACCGGACGTCTACGGCGCGCAGAATTTCGTGTCGCTGACGAAATTCTGTGTCGATCAGGCGGCTTCACACGGCTACTCAGCCGAGGTGCGCCAAACCAACGATGAGGCCGAGCTGATTTCCTGGCTATACGAGGCGGTCGATTCGCGGACGCCGGTGATCCTGAACCCGGCAGCGTTCACCCATTACTCCTACGCGCTGCGCGATGCCTGTGCCCAGGTGTCCGGCTCCGGGCTGCCGCTCGTCGAGGTGCATCTGACCAACCCGGCCAGCCGTGAGGCGTTCCGGCACAACAGCGTGATCAGCGGTGTTGCGACCGGCACCATCGCCGGCTTTGGTTTTCATTCCTACCGGCTGGCGATCTCGAGCCTGCCCGTTGAGCCGGAGACTGATGATCGCCGCTAA
- the aroB gene encoding 3-dehydroquinate synthase: MEVGGDQSYPVLVGSSLLGELPGLLGEHVRKVLVVYPRALRTTGDAVREDLAASGYEAVAAEIPDAEEAKHIQVAAFCWGVLGQSDFTRSDAVVSVGGGAVSDLAGFVAASWLRGVKVVHVPTTLLGMVDAAVGGKTGINTAEGKNLVGAFHPPAGVVVDVDTLATLPRNELFTGMAEVVKAGFIADPAILDLLENNSLDDISDHGGAVLRELIERAIAVKASVVSEDLKETGRREILNYGHTLGHAIELAERYQWRHGAAVSVGMMFAAELSSLTRGLPDAVVDRQRDILRKLGLPLTYRADRWHQLLDSMKRDKKARGALLRFVVLDDLARPTTLEGPDPALLFAAFQEVAAEAPRGGAVQLG; encoded by the coding sequence ATCGAGGTCGGTGGCGACCAGAGCTATCCGGTTCTGGTCGGCAGCAGCCTGCTCGGTGAGCTTCCCGGCCTGCTCGGCGAGCACGTCAGGAAGGTCCTGGTGGTCTACCCGCGCGCCCTGCGCACCACTGGCGATGCCGTGCGCGAGGATCTTGCCGCTAGCGGGTACGAGGCCGTGGCGGCCGAGATTCCAGATGCCGAGGAGGCCAAGCACATTCAGGTCGCCGCGTTCTGCTGGGGCGTTCTCGGTCAGTCCGACTTCACCCGGTCCGACGCCGTCGTTTCGGTCGGCGGGGGAGCGGTGAGCGACCTGGCCGGCTTTGTCGCCGCCTCCTGGCTTCGAGGCGTCAAGGTGGTGCACGTGCCGACAACCCTGCTTGGCATGGTCGACGCCGCCGTCGGTGGCAAGACCGGAATCAACACGGCCGAAGGGAAGAACCTGGTCGGCGCCTTCCACCCGCCTGCCGGCGTCGTCGTCGATGTCGACACGCTGGCGACGCTGCCAAGAAACGAGTTGTTCACCGGAATGGCCGAGGTGGTCAAGGCCGGATTCATCGCCGATCCCGCAATCCTGGACCTGCTGGAGAACAATTCGCTCGACGACATCTCGGACCACGGCGGCGCCGTGCTGCGCGAACTGATCGAGCGGGCCATCGCGGTGAAGGCCTCCGTGGTCAGCGAGGACCTCAAGGAGACCGGTCGCCGGGAGATCCTGAATTACGGGCACACGCTCGGCCACGCAATTGAGCTTGCCGAACGGTACCAGTGGCGGCACGGTGCCGCAGTTTCGGTCGGCATGATGTTTGCCGCCGAGTTGTCCAGCCTCACCAGGGGACTTCCGGACGCCGTAGTGGACCGGCAACGCGATATCCTGCGCAAGCTCGGGCTGCCCCTGACCTACCGCGCCGACCGTTGGCACCAGTTGCTGGACTCGATGAAACGCGACAAGAAGGCCCGCGGTGCACTGCTGCGTTTCGTGGTGCTCGATGACCTGGCCCGGCCAACTACCCTTGAAGGCCCGGATCCCGCACTGCTGTTTGCAGCATTCCAGGAGGTTGCAGCCGAGGCGCCACGCGGCGGCGCGGTCCAGCTGGGCTGA
- a CDS encoding shikimate kinase produces the protein MSRPVPKPSPPLNPSARPPARIVLIGPPAAGKTTVGRMLSEKLDVSMRDTDAMLVAKWGTIGDLFLVYGEDGFRDLERQTVDDAIQELVRRPGVVSLGGGAILHPDTRAQLKHPSVIVVLIDIDAETVATRINNNSRPLLNSESATALDRWRAIVKERTPLYHEVASVTVTASNAPPGAVVSRILEAIASVHTKSYLQDLAREPEQTPRTENQ, from the coding sequence ATGTCCAGACCAGTTCCCAAACCGTCACCGCCGCTCAATCCGTCTGCCCGGCCACCGGCCCGCATCGTGCTGATCGGACCGCCAGCTGCTGGAAAGACCACGGTGGGCCGGATGTTGTCCGAGAAGCTGGACGTCAGCATGCGGGACACCGACGCGATGCTGGTCGCGAAGTGGGGCACCATCGGAGACCTCTTCCTCGTGTACGGCGAAGATGGATTCCGCGACCTGGAGCGCCAGACAGTCGATGACGCGATCCAGGAACTCGTCCGCCGGCCCGGCGTCGTCTCACTCGGCGGTGGCGCCATCCTGCACCCTGACACCAGGGCGCAGCTCAAGCACCCGAGCGTTATCGTCGTGCTGATCGACATCGATGCCGAGACGGTGGCCACCCGGATCAACAACAATTCCCGGCCGCTGCTCAACTCGGAGTCTGCCACTGCGCTGGACCGCTGGCGGGCAATCGTGAAGGAACGCACCCCGTTGTACCACGAGGTCGCGAGCGTCACTGTGACAGCGTCCAACGCGCCACCGGGAGCGGTGGTTTCGCGCATCCTTGAGGCCATCGCCTCGGTCCACACAAAAAGCTACCTGCAGGACCTGGCCCGGGAACCTGAACAGACACCACGAACGGAGAACCAGTGA
- the aroC gene encoding chorismate synthase: MLRWLTAGESHGPALVGILEGLPAHVPITTEEVQAALARRRLGYGRGARMSFEQDAVRLIGGVRHGRTQGGPVAIEVGNTEWPKWEQVMSADPVDPDELAEQARNAPLTRPRPGHADLVGMQKYGFDEARPVLERASARETATRVALGAVASSFLAELGITLVSHTVGIGPVMVPEGTELPTADNVDALDADPMRCFDQDTSARMVAEVDDAKKAGDTLGGVVEVLAYGTPPGLGSHVHWDRRLDSRLAGALMGIQAIKGVEIGDGFRTAARRGSQAHDEIQTTGGRIGRSTGRAGGTEGGMSTGDVLRVRAAMKPIATVPRALATVDVATGQNAKAHHQRSDVCAVPAAGVVAEAMVALVVADAVVEKFGGDSVAETARNIDTYRRNIPATLQS; this comes from the coding sequence ATGTTGCGTTGGCTTACCGCAGGGGAATCACACGGCCCTGCCCTCGTCGGAATTCTTGAGGGCCTTCCGGCCCACGTGCCCATCACGACTGAGGAGGTCCAGGCCGCACTGGCCCGCCGTCGGCTCGGCTATGGTCGCGGCGCCCGGATGTCGTTCGAACAGGACGCCGTGCGGCTGATCGGGGGCGTCCGGCATGGACGGACCCAGGGCGGCCCGGTCGCCATCGAGGTCGGAAACACCGAATGGCCGAAGTGGGAACAGGTGATGTCCGCCGACCCGGTCGATCCCGATGAACTCGCCGAACAGGCGCGTAACGCACCCTTGACCCGGCCACGGCCCGGCCACGCCGACCTGGTCGGCATGCAGAAGTATGGTTTCGACGAGGCGCGGCCCGTGCTCGAACGTGCCTCCGCACGGGAGACGGCGACCCGGGTCGCTCTCGGCGCCGTCGCGTCTTCCTTCCTCGCCGAGCTCGGGATCACGCTGGTCTCGCACACCGTCGGCATCGGTCCCGTCATGGTCCCCGAGGGTACCGAGCTGCCTACCGCAGACAATGTCGACGCTCTGGATGCCGATCCGATGCGTTGCTTCGATCAGGACACCTCGGCCCGGATGGTCGCCGAGGTCGACGACGCCAAAAAAGCCGGCGACACCCTCGGCGGAGTCGTAGAGGTGCTCGCGTACGGCACTCCTCCCGGCCTGGGCTCGCATGTGCACTGGGATCGCCGGCTCGACTCCCGGCTCGCCGGAGCCCTGATGGGGATCCAGGCAATCAAGGGCGTCGAAATCGGCGATGGTTTCCGCACCGCCGCCCGGCGCGGCAGCCAGGCACACGACGAAATTCAGACCACCGGCGGCAGGATCGGACGCTCGACCGGTCGTGCCGGCGGAACCGAGGGCGGCATGTCCACCGGAGATGTCTTGCGGGTTCGGGCGGCGATGAAGCCGATTGCGACTGTTCCGCGCGCCCTGGCCACAGTCGATGTCGCAACCGGGCAGAACGCCAAGGCCCACCATCAACGCTCGGATGTCTGCGCGGTTCCTGCGGCCGGCGTCGTGGCGGAAGCCATGGTCGCCCTGGTCGTTGCGGACGCCGTCGTGGAGAAGTTCGGCGGGGACTCGGTGGCCGAGACCGCACGCAATATCGACACCTACCGGCGGAACATCCCGGCAACTCTGCAGAGTTAG
- a CDS encoding prepilin peptidase — MPDAFLGLIVAIGVSLLIGAFARKIVGDQDWPLLGWPGRRAPLRWQIVTAVVAAVLCGGYLLSRGPVAEAAIDPQPMLTLRMAAQMTAVAVLAGATPALAYFDVRLHRLPDRIVLPMTGLVLLLAGVGALTGAGFALPAPELLRPFLAAILLAGLFAVIYLIPRSGLGLGDVKLMLPIGIITGFSSWLTVIGAVYAGVLFAGLAAAALLVTKRRRGTDPIAYGPFLLLGAWTAVIGSLWLSVGS; from the coding sequence ATGCCTGACGCGTTCCTGGGTTTGATTGTTGCCATCGGAGTGTCCCTGCTGATCGGCGCTTTCGCCCGGAAGATCGTCGGCGACCAGGACTGGCCGCTGCTCGGCTGGCCGGGTCGACGCGCGCCGCTGCGCTGGCAGATCGTCACGGCAGTTGTCGCCGCGGTGCTGTGCGGCGGTTATCTGCTGAGCAGAGGCCCAGTGGCGGAAGCCGCCATCGACCCCCAGCCGATGCTGACACTGCGGATGGCAGCCCAAATGACGGCGGTGGCCGTTCTGGCCGGAGCGACGCCGGCGTTGGCCTACTTCGACGTCAGGCTGCACCGGTTGCCTGACCGGATAGTTCTCCCGATGACCGGGCTGGTCCTGCTGCTGGCCGGGGTGGGCGCGCTGACAGGTGCCGGCTTTGCGCTCCCCGCGCCGGAACTGCTCAGACCGTTCCTTGCCGCTATCCTGCTGGCCGGCTTGTTCGCGGTGATCTACCTGATTCCGCGGTCAGGCCTTGGCCTTGGCGACGTGAAACTGATGCTGCCGATCGGCATCATCACCGGCTTCAGCTCCTGGCTCACCGTGATCGGCGCGGTCTATGCCGGCGTGTTGTTCGCCGGGCTCGCCGCAGCCGCCCTGCTCGTGACGAAACGCCGCCGTGGCACCGATCCGATCGCCTATGGCCCGTTCCTGCTGCTCGGTGCGTGGACGGCCGTCATCGGCAGCCTCTGGCTTTCAGTAGGATCGTGA
- a CDS encoding shikimate dehydrogenase family protein, whose product MGKDRFRAGVLGKPISHTLSPRLHRAGYAACGFNDWQYEAYELDADQLGDFLTEHADFLGFSLTMPLKQELIRLHQTAGEVDRVAAATAAGNTVVLAGSATAGRDAVPGRGQVYNTDVLGIERAFRFVAPDARFDRPAVLGGGATAASAVAALIGLGAGEIQVFVRNLARTEAVKRTADLLGASLSVRPLDDWEPAEHDSVISTLPAGAADELSARILPYDVIAPDDEIVADSSRALLDVAYARRLSPLLIAWQQSGAVPIDGLNMLVFQAVEQFVLFARAAARIADHSDPLHGLAEEEIRHRVETAMLAEISNDQPGNDPSADGSANDA is encoded by the coding sequence GTGGGCAAGGACCGGTTCCGGGCCGGTGTGCTCGGCAAGCCGATCTCGCACACCCTGTCTCCTCGGCTGCACCGCGCCGGCTATGCCGCCTGCGGCTTCAACGACTGGCAATACGAGGCGTATGAACTGGATGCCGATCAGCTCGGCGACTTCCTGACCGAGCACGCCGATTTCCTTGGCTTCTCGTTGACCATGCCGCTGAAGCAGGAACTGATCCGCTTGCACCAGACTGCCGGTGAGGTCGACCGGGTCGCCGCCGCGACTGCCGCCGGTAACACCGTCGTGCTTGCCGGCTCGGCCACTGCGGGGCGCGACGCCGTTCCCGGCAGGGGCCAGGTGTACAACACAGATGTGCTCGGCATCGAGCGTGCCTTCCGGTTCGTCGCTCCTGATGCGCGGTTCGACCGGCCCGCAGTGCTTGGCGGCGGCGCCACCGCGGCGTCCGCCGTTGCGGCGCTGATCGGCCTCGGCGCCGGCGAGATTCAGGTATTCGTGCGGAATCTCGCCAGGACCGAGGCAGTGAAACGGACGGCGGACCTGCTGGGTGCGAGTCTTTCAGTGCGGCCGCTCGACGACTGGGAACCTGCCGAGCACGACTCGGTCATCTCGACCCTTCCCGCGGGCGCGGCCGACGAGCTCAGCGCCCGTATCCTGCCCTACGACGTCATCGCTCCCGACGATGAAATCGTGGCCGATTCATCCCGCGCACTGCTCGACGTCGCCTACGCCCGACGACTCAGTCCGCTGCTGATCGCCTGGCAGCAATCCGGCGCCGTGCCGATAGACGGATTGAACATGCTGGTGTTCCAGGCTGTGGAGCAGTTCGTGCTATTTGCCCGCGCCGCGGCCAGGATCGCCGATCACAGCGACCCGCTGCATGGCCTGGCCGAGGAAGAGATCCGGCATCGGGTCGAAACCGCGATGCTTGCCGAGATCTCCAATGATCAGCCCGGCAACGACCCCAGCGCCGACGGCTCAGCCAACGATGCCTGA
- the mltG gene encoding endolytic transglycosylase MltG, producing MSKLQIGELGAEETRKQENARRRRRRHHRRRSLTILVVVLALLGASSYFVVGPLKNIAAEFGVSNADYTGDGKGEVVIDIPEGSSGRTVANILLEADVIKASKPFIKAVEAGKKPLQAGVYPMKKQMSAQAAYDRLIDPPTLDKVAIPEGFRLKQISERIQLATGLSKDEVDAAVNAKPETYGLPKELPSLEGFLYPATYDIKEDVKAKAIVQSMVDRLKEQLKKHGVEEKDELKVLTLASLIQVEAPNNEEARAQVSRALQNRLDPKINKETAGFLQLDSTIAYIHGARADASTTKDERKTESPYNTYLNKGLPVGPINSPGADTIEAALNPAEGNWLYWVTINPETGETLMADNYADHQKNVKKYQEWLRDHQSDDSGG from the coding sequence ATGTCGAAGCTACAGATCGGTGAGCTCGGTGCCGAGGAAACCCGAAAGCAGGAGAACGCGCGCCGGCGCAGACGCCGCCACCATCGTCGCCGGTCGCTCACGATCCTCGTCGTGGTGCTGGCTTTGCTCGGAGCCTCAAGCTATTTCGTCGTCGGGCCGTTGAAGAACATCGCCGCAGAGTTCGGCGTGAGCAACGCCGATTACACCGGTGATGGCAAGGGCGAGGTGGTCATCGACATCCCGGAGGGCTCCTCTGGCCGCACTGTGGCGAACATCCTGCTGGAGGCCGACGTGATCAAGGCCTCGAAGCCGTTCATCAAGGCGGTCGAAGCCGGCAAGAAGCCACTGCAGGCCGGCGTGTACCCGATGAAGAAGCAGATGAGCGCCCAGGCCGCATACGACCGGTTGATTGATCCGCCCACCCTTGACAAGGTCGCCATCCCCGAGGGCTTCCGGCTCAAGCAGATCAGTGAACGTATTCAGCTGGCCACCGGCCTGTCGAAGGACGAGGTCGACGCCGCAGTCAACGCGAAACCGGAAACGTACGGACTTCCGAAGGAGCTGCCTAGCCTGGAAGGGTTCCTTTACCCTGCGACATACGACATCAAGGAAGACGTAAAGGCCAAGGCCATTGTGCAGTCGATGGTCGACCGGCTGAAGGAACAGCTGAAGAAGCATGGCGTCGAGGAAAAGGACGAACTCAAGGTCCTGACACTGGCAAGCCTGATCCAGGTCGAGGCGCCCAATAACGAAGAAGCGCGCGCCCAGGTTTCCCGCGCGCTGCAGAACCGGCTGGACCCGAAGATCAACAAGGAAACAGCCGGATTCCTGCAGCTGGACTCCACGATCGCCTATATCCACGGGGCGCGCGCCGATGCGAGCACAACCAAGGACGAACGGAAGACGGAGTCGCCGTACAACACCTACCTGAACAAGGGGTTGCCCGTCGGCCCGATCAATTCACCGGGTGCTGACACCATCGAGGCTGCGTTGAACCCCGCCGAGGGGAACTGGCTGTACTGGGTGACTATCAACCCGGAAACCGGCGAGACGCTGATGGCCGACAACTACGCGGACCACCAGAAGAACGTGAAGAAGTACCAGGAATGGCTGCGGGACCACCAGTCTGACGATTCGGGAGGCTGA
- the ruvX gene encoding Holliday junction resolvase RuvX yields MFRRGVRLGVDVGSVRVGLAACDPDGILATPVESLPRDDSGSSSDIRRIAEEVTERNALEVIVGLPRSLDGTPRKAAELATEYARRLASSVAPVPVRMVDERMTTIDAHRALRTSGVSGRKQRKVVDAVAAVIILQHAVDMERQTGRAPGDLVTGGAAPDTQEGR; encoded by the coding sequence ATGTTCCGTCGCGGTGTCCGGCTCGGTGTCGATGTCGGGTCGGTTCGGGTGGGGCTCGCGGCCTGCGATCCGGACGGCATCCTGGCAACTCCGGTTGAAAGCCTCCCGCGGGACGACAGTGGCAGCAGTTCCGACATCAGGCGGATAGCCGAGGAAGTGACCGAGCGTAATGCGCTTGAGGTCATCGTCGGCCTGCCTCGGTCGCTTGACGGCACGCCACGCAAGGCGGCCGAGTTGGCGACCGAGTACGCCCGGCGGCTGGCGTCATCGGTGGCGCCAGTGCCGGTCAGAATGGTCGACGAACGCATGACAACGATCGACGCGCACCGTGCGCTGCGAACCTCCGGAGTTTCCGGGCGGAAGCAGCGTAAGGTTGTCGATGCGGTCGCAGCGGTCATCATCCTGCAGCACGCCGTCGATATGGAACGACAGACAGGACGGGCGCCAGGTGACCTGGTCACCGGGGGCGCCGCGCCAGATACCCAGGAAGGGCGATAG